From Vibrio artabrorum, a single genomic window includes:
- a CDS encoding response regulator transcription factor: protein MKILVVEDEPRLGQQIIETLERADWVPELSQDGIDALYRATSEEWDAIVLDLGLPKLDGLTVLKGIRDENINTPVVILSARDTLTQRVEGLNAGADDYLTKPFEMVELIARIRAQLRRASGSAAPILQIGDLSLDTRSSKVLWQGQAVSLTALEYKVVAYFMHNQNKVISRTELVEHIYKQDFDRDSNTVEVFIGRIRKKIAPKIIKTVRGLGYQLNAG, encoded by the coding sequence ATGAAAATTTTAGTCGTTGAAGACGAACCTCGTTTGGGACAACAAATCATTGAAACATTAGAGAGAGCAGATTGGGTTCCAGAACTTTCTCAAGATGGTATTGATGCACTCTATCGCGCAACATCAGAAGAGTGGGATGCCATCGTGCTCGATCTCGGCTTGCCAAAGTTAGATGGTTTAACCGTATTGAAAGGCATTCGAGACGAAAACATCAACACACCCGTTGTTATTTTAAGTGCACGAGACACCTTAACTCAGCGTGTTGAAGGCCTGAATGCAGGCGCAGATGATTACCTAACCAAGCCATTCGAAATGGTCGAACTGATTGCTCGAATCCGTGCACAGTTGCGCCGAGCATCAGGCAGTGCAGCGCCTATTCTACAGATCGGCGATTTAAGCCTAGATACACGCAGTTCAAAAGTACTTTGGCAAGGTCAAGCGGTTAGCCTAACAGCGCTAGAATACAAAGTGGTGGCGTACTTCATGCACAACCAAAATAAGGTTATCTCGCGCACTGAGTTAGTTGAGCATATCTACAAGCAAGACTTCGATCGCGACTCAAACACCGTCGAAGTGTTTATCGGACGCATTCGTAAAAAAATCGCACCAAAGATCATCAAAACGGTTCGTGGCCTAGGCTATCAACTCAATGCTGGGTAG
- a CDS encoding DEAD/DEAH box helicase: MYTLRPYQADSVKSVIHYFRKHQTPAVLVLPTGAGKSLVIAELARLAKGRVLVLAHVKELVEQNHEKYEGYGLKGSIFSAGLGRKETDQQVVFASVQSVVRNLDSFSNQFSLLVIDECHRVPDEKTSSYQKVISHLRENNPGIKVLGLTATPYRLGMGWIYQYHTRGQVRSEEPRFFRDCIFELPIRYLLDEGFLTPAHMIDAPVLSYDFSQLKPASTGRYKEAELDMVIEQSKRATPQIVDQIIELAKDKVGIMVFAATVRHAQEILGLLPESESSIVIGETPTLERDQIINDFKERKIKFLVNVSVLTTGFDAPHVDLIAILRPTESISLYQQIVGRGLRLSPGKKACLVLDYAGNSYDLYQPEVGDPKPDSDSEIITIPCPACGFNNNFWGKLDSNGFLLEHFGRKCQGYFTDEDTREREHCGYRFRAKYCGECGADNDIAARICHECDATLVDPDKKLKEALNLKDALVFECLEMDLNVLKDEKGKTQLKVTYRGENQAQVHEFWSLTTKKQKQTFKDQFVRPHLADRHRPFEETSPTKVVAHQHRFRPPQFVIARKVGRFWKMRDKIFEDELQQR; the protein is encoded by the coding sequence ATGTATACACTCCGACCATACCAAGCAGACTCCGTCAAATCCGTGATTCATTACTTCAGAAAACACCAAACTCCGGCTGTTCTCGTGCTTCCGACTGGTGCTGGGAAAAGCCTTGTAATTGCTGAATTGGCAAGGCTTGCGAAAGGTCGAGTGTTGGTACTGGCTCACGTAAAAGAGTTGGTTGAACAGAATCATGAAAAGTATGAAGGTTACGGGTTAAAAGGCTCAATTTTCTCAGCCGGTTTAGGGAGAAAAGAGACCGACCAACAAGTGGTGTTTGCTTCAGTACAATCTGTGGTGCGAAATCTCGATTCATTCTCAAACCAATTTTCACTGTTGGTTATCGATGAATGCCACCGTGTGCCCGATGAAAAAACCAGTAGCTATCAAAAAGTCATCTCTCACTTACGTGAAAACAATCCGGGAATCAAAGTGCTCGGCCTGACTGCGACCCCGTATCGTCTTGGGATGGGTTGGATTTATCAATATCACACACGTGGCCAAGTTCGTTCTGAAGAGCCTCGTTTTTTCAGAGACTGTATTTTCGAACTCCCAATTCGCTACCTATTAGACGAAGGCTTTCTCACGCCAGCCCACATGATTGATGCCCCCGTTTTAAGTTATGACTTTTCACAGCTCAAGCCAGCGAGCACCGGTCGCTACAAAGAAGCCGAACTCGACATGGTTATCGAACAATCTAAACGCGCGACGCCACAGATTGTCGACCAGATCATCGAGCTGGCCAAAGACAAAGTCGGCATCATGGTATTTGCTGCGACCGTTAGACACGCTCAAGAGATCCTCGGTTTACTGCCCGAAAGTGAATCATCCATCGTCATCGGCGAAACACCAACCCTCGAACGAGACCAAATCATCAACGATTTCAAAGAACGTAAAATAAAGTTCTTAGTTAACGTGTCAGTATTAACCACAGGCTTCGATGCCCCACATGTGGATCTCATTGCGATTTTACGGCCAACTGAATCCATCAGTTTATACCAACAAATCGTTGGCCGTGGATTACGCTTATCGCCGGGTAAAAAGGCGTGTTTGGTACTCGACTACGCGGGCAACAGTTACGACCTCTACCAACCTGAAGTCGGTGATCCTAAGCCGGATTCCGACAGTGAGATCATCACCATTCCCTGCCCAGCTTGTGGCTTCAATAACAACTTTTGGGGCAAACTAGACAGCAATGGCTTCCTACTCGAACACTTTGGCCGCAAGTGCCAGGGCTACTTTACCGACGAAGACACCAGAGAACGCGAACACTGTGGGTATCGCTTCCGCGCCAAGTATTGTGGTGAATGCGGAGCTGATAACGACATTGCCGCGCGTATTTGTCATGAGTGCGATGCCACTTTAGTTGACCCCGACAAAAAGCTCAAAGAAGCGTTAAATTTAAAAGACGCCCTCGTATTTGAATGCTTAGAGATGGACCTTAATGTACTCAAAGACGAAAAAGGTAAGACACAACTTAAAGTCACCTATCGTGGTGAAAACCAAGCGCAAGTGCATGAATTCTGGTCATTAACCACAAAGAAGCAAAAGCAGACATTCAAGGATCAGTTTGTTCGCCCTCACCTTGCTGACAGACACCGTCCTTTCGAAGAAACTTCCCCAACTAAAGTGGTCGCCCACCAACATCGATTTCGCCCACCTCAATTCGTGATTGCGCGTAAAGTAGGACGCTTTTGGAAAATGAGAGATAAAATATTCGAAGACGAACTTCAACAACGTTGA
- the rsuA gene encoding 16S rRNA pseudouridine(516) synthase RsuA: MRLDKFLCDALGVTRREATHLLKSKAVTVNDVIQKSGSLKVTQECVVEWQGNELNVHGPRYIMLYKPEGFVCSHEDGANRIAFELLDEIKMDKLHFAGRLDVDTTGLVLITDDGKWSHRITSPKHKCAKTYRVWLVEPVEDDYVEKFKEGIQLKSEEGLTLPAHLDVRAEREVLLTIYEGKYHQVKRMFAALGNKVEALHRERIGEIEMDESLELGEYRYLTQEEVDSIWK; the protein is encoded by the coding sequence ATGCGTTTAGATAAATTTCTGTGCGATGCGTTAGGCGTCACTCGAAGAGAAGCAACACACTTATTAAAGTCAAAAGCAGTGACAGTGAATGATGTCATTCAAAAAAGCGGCTCACTTAAGGTAACACAAGAGTGCGTGGTGGAATGGCAAGGCAATGAACTGAATGTTCACGGCCCACGTTATATCATGCTTTATAAGCCAGAAGGTTTTGTTTGTTCGCATGAAGATGGTGCAAATCGTATTGCATTTGAATTACTCGATGAAATCAAAATGGATAAGTTGCATTTTGCGGGTCGCTTAGATGTCGATACCACTGGCCTAGTGTTGATTACTGACGACGGGAAGTGGTCTCACCGTATTACGTCACCAAAGCATAAATGCGCAAAAACATACCGTGTATGGCTTGTTGAGCCTGTTGAAGACGATTACGTTGAAAAATTCAAAGAGGGCATCCAGCTTAAGAGCGAAGAAGGCCTGACACTGCCGGCACACCTTGATGTTCGTGCAGAGCGCGAAGTGCTTCTAACCATTTATGAAGGTAAATATCACCAAGTTAAGCGTATGTTTGCCGCGCTTGGTAACAAGGTTGAAGCTCTACACCGTGAGCGTATCGGTGAGATCGAGATGGACGAATCTTTGGAGTTGGGTGAATACCGTTACCTAACGCAAGAAGAAGTGGACTCTATCTGGAAGTAA
- a CDS encoding ATP-binding protein: protein MNLEKRTLKNISLKSRLLLAAAFWLGAMILAAGIGIPKLVHDYLVDDMKQQLSLTLDELTANIETNSSGSLIMAERLSDPRFNQPYSGLYWRAATQDQIIRSRSLWDKDLTIKRSPIHTSIKGPEKEKLIYIEQDIYLPELIDPITITIGIDEAPLESTLAELTGQVWLILMLLFIGVLMLIGIQVSWSLLPLNKMQRELVMLRKGEQQGLSGNYPKEVSPLVSDLNALLFHYQELLERARNHAGNLSHALKTPLSVLKNETEMLPENEKTLLQQPIHQIQSQIDYHLGRARMAGAMNILSVKSSPSERVEAIAMAFDKVYAANDITVINELDSELEVAVEKTDLDEMIGNLLENSYKWADGVIRVHSNVLTDGNVELIIEDDGLGIPKEKLEQVTKRGVRLDETTPGTGLGLNIVNEMAHSYRGSLTLSKSSMGGLKASLILKVSLAS, encoded by the coding sequence ATGAATTTAGAAAAAAGAACGCTTAAAAACATCAGCCTCAAAAGCCGCTTGCTCCTCGCTGCGGCTTTTTGGTTAGGAGCCATGATATTAGCGGCAGGTATTGGCATACCAAAGCTAGTTCATGACTATCTCGTCGATGATATGAAGCAGCAACTCAGCCTCACCCTGGATGAGTTGACCGCTAATATAGAGACCAACTCAAGTGGTAGCCTAATCATGGCGGAGCGCCTGTCTGATCCGAGATTTAACCAACCTTACAGCGGTCTTTATTGGCGCGCCGCGACGCAAGATCAAATCATTCGTTCTCGCTCTTTATGGGACAAAGACCTCACCATCAAGCGATCGCCTATTCACACATCCATCAAAGGACCTGAAAAAGAGAAGCTCATTTATATCGAACAAGACATCTACCTACCTGAGCTCATCGACCCCATCACCATCACTATTGGTATCGATGAAGCCCCATTAGAATCAACCTTAGCTGAACTGACAGGCCAAGTATGGTTAATCCTAATGCTATTGTTCATTGGCGTATTGATGTTGATAGGTATTCAAGTCAGCTGGTCGCTACTGCCGCTCAATAAAATGCAACGGGAACTTGTGATGCTAAGAAAAGGCGAACAGCAAGGTTTAAGTGGTAACTACCCAAAAGAGGTCTCTCCATTAGTTTCTGACCTTAATGCCCTGCTCTTCCATTATCAAGAATTGTTAGAACGAGCCCGGAACCATGCAGGAAACCTGTCTCATGCATTAAAAACGCCATTGTCGGTTCTGAAAAATGAAACCGAAATGCTGCCAGAGAACGAGAAGACACTATTACAACAACCAATCCATCAGATTCAAAGCCAAATAGACTACCATCTCGGCCGCGCACGCATGGCAGGTGCAATGAATATCCTGTCAGTGAAGTCTTCACCTTCTGAGCGTGTAGAAGCGATTGCAATGGCATTTGATAAAGTTTATGCCGCTAACGATATCACAGTGATCAACGAGTTAGATTCCGAGCTTGAGGTGGCTGTAGAAAAAACCGACCTCGATGAAATGATTGGAAACTTGCTTGAAAACAGCTACAAATGGGCCGACGGAGTTATTCGCGTACACAGCAACGTGCTCACCGACGGTAATGTTGAACTGATCATTGAAGATGATGGCTTAGGCATTCCAAAAGAGAAACTCGAACAGGTGACCAAGCGTGGAGTACGCCTTGATGAAACCACGCCAGGTACAGGCTTAGGGCTCAATATCGTCAATGAGATGGCGCACAGTTATCGGGGTAGCTTAACTCTTAGCAAAAGCTCAATGGGTGGCTTAAAAGCCTCTCTAATACTCAAAGTCTCACTGGCTTCATAA
- a CDS encoding PepSY domain-containing protein, whose protein sequence is MFSKAMISLFSICLGFFSSACVWASSDHNGHELVQDVHKVGTHIEFEEDQDEVYQAVKKGYIRPFSEMYAAVENDLYGRIIKVELEEDDDIWVYELKINHQNNIIKVQYNAETMEMIMIKGRNFKDAIKHDK, encoded by the coding sequence ATGTTTAGTAAAGCTATGATTTCATTGTTTTCTATATGTTTAGGCTTCTTTTCTTCTGCCTGTGTATGGGCCAGCTCCGATCATAATGGCCATGAGTTAGTACAAGATGTCCATAAGGTCGGCACTCATATCGAATTCGAAGAGGATCAAGACGAAGTCTATCAAGCCGTAAAAAAGGGATATATTCGCCCTTTTTCTGAAATGTATGCAGCCGTCGAAAACGATCTTTATGGCCGAATTATCAAAGTCGAACTAGAAGAAGACGATGATATTTGGGTGTATGAGCTTAAGATTAATCACCAAAACAACATCATCAAAGTGCAATACAACGCCGAAACGATGGAAATGATCATGATTAAAGGTCGAAATTTTAAAGATGCCATTAAACACGACAAATAA
- the rplY gene encoding 50S ribosomal protein L25, protein MKFEAVVRTELGKGASRRLRHAGKFPAVIYGGEAEAVAIELVHADVINQMDKPEFYEAITLVIDGAEVKVKPQDVQRHAFKPKVEHMDFIRI, encoded by the coding sequence ATGAAATTTGAAGCAGTAGTACGTACTGAACTAGGTAAAGGTGCGAGCCGCCGCCTACGTCACGCTGGTAAATTCCCAGCAGTAATCTACGGTGGCGAAGCTGAAGCTGTAGCTATCGAACTTGTTCACGCTGACGTGATCAACCAAATGGATAAGCCTGAATTCTACGAAGCAATCACTCTAGTGATTGACGGCGCAGAAGTTAAGGTTAAGCCACAAGACGTTCAACGTCACGCGTTCAAGCCTAAAGTTGAGCACATGGACTTCATCCGTATCTAA